Proteins encoded in a region of the Streptomyces sp. NBC_01298 genome:
- a CDS encoding spherulation-specific family 4 protein has protein sequence MPHLTTPPATGQAATEAGRLGLGVPGYAHPLLAPVEWAELTRPGTPLHWAVLNVTDGPGGRPDPHCTEAAAKLRHAGGAVLGHLAMRDGERSFGELISDAHRFRDWYGADGFYLADAPAGKAELASVRRVADTLRGLGEDLRIVLGHGTHPYEGYTETADQLVTFSGNWADYRWSQVAEWTADHPPETFCHLVHGVPRTHLEEALRIARWQGAGTIWFTDRRGAADRDPWASMPGYWDEIVSRIGPGVSE, from the coding sequence GTGCCGCATCTGACCACCCCGCCGGCCACCGGCCAGGCGGCCACCGAGGCGGGCCGGCTCGGCTTAGGGGTACCGGGGTACGCGCATCCGCTGCTGGCCCCGGTGGAGTGGGCCGAGCTGACCCGGCCCGGCACCCCGCTGCACTGGGCCGTCCTCAACGTCACGGACGGGCCGGGCGGCCGGCCCGACCCGCACTGCACGGAGGCCGCCGCGAAGCTCCGTCACGCGGGCGGCGCGGTCCTCGGCCATCTCGCCATGCGAGACGGCGAGCGGTCCTTCGGGGAGCTGATCTCCGACGCCCACCGCTTCCGGGACTGGTACGGAGCCGACGGCTTCTACCTCGCCGACGCCCCGGCGGGGAAGGCGGAACTGGCCTCCGTGCGCCGGGTCGCGGACACCCTGCGGGGCCTCGGCGAGGACCTGCGGATCGTCCTCGGACACGGCACCCATCCCTACGAGGGATACACGGAGACCGCCGACCAGCTGGTCACCTTCTCCGGGAACTGGGCCGACTACCGCTGGTCGCAGGTGGCGGAGTGGACGGCGGACCACCCGCCGGAGACGTTCTGCCACCTAGTGCACGGGGTACCGCGCACGCACCTGGAGGAGGCGCTGCGGATCGCTCGCTGGCAGGGCGCGGGCACCATCTGGTTCACCGACCGGCGCGGGGCCGCGGACCGGGATCCCTGGGCGTCGATGCCCGGGTACTG
- a CDS encoding NAD-dependent epimerase/dehydratase gives MRVLLIGANGYLGRYVADRLLADPAVQLTALGRGDDADVRFDLATGSPGALTRFLDAVHPGVVINCAGATRGGARELTRHNTVAVATICESLRRSGCGARLVQLGCAAEYGPSQPGSSTAEDAVPRPGGPYGVSKLAATELVLGSGLDAVVLRVFSPVGPGTPAGSPLGRLAEAMRRAMQSGDGELKLSGLGVQRDFVDVRDVARAVHAASLSAAQGVVNIGTGRAVRLRDAAAVLARVAGYGGSLHEIDVPQHAQHPQAHGHPGRPAGLAAIGSPRSEATAEQLAAATAQPPYPYPDGCGAWQQADVRTARDRLGWRPRINLEESLADIWMEAACRI, from the coding sequence ATGAGGGTGCTGCTGATCGGAGCCAACGGATACCTCGGACGCTACGTCGCGGACCGGCTGCTCGCCGACCCCGCGGTCCAGCTCACCGCGCTCGGCCGCGGCGACGACGCGGACGTCCGCTTCGACCTCGCCACCGGCAGCCCCGGCGCGCTCACCCGGTTCCTCGACGCCGTCCACCCGGGCGTCGTCATCAACTGCGCCGGAGCCACCCGGGGCGGTGCCCGCGAGCTCACCCGGCACAACACCGTCGCGGTGGCCACGATCTGCGAATCGCTGCGCCGCAGCGGCTGCGGTGCCCGGCTCGTCCAGCTCGGCTGCGCGGCCGAGTACGGGCCCAGCCAGCCCGGTTCCTCCACGGCCGAGGACGCCGTCCCCAGACCGGGAGGGCCGTACGGAGTCAGCAAGCTGGCCGCCACCGAGCTCGTGCTCGGCTCCGGGCTGGACGCCGTCGTGTTGCGGGTCTTCTCGCCCGTCGGCCCCGGCACCCCCGCCGGATCCCCCCTCGGCCGGCTCGCCGAGGCCATGCGGCGCGCGATGCAGTCCGGGGACGGCGAGCTCAAGCTCAGCGGGCTCGGCGTGCAGCGCGACTTCGTCGACGTACGGGACGTGGCGCGGGCGGTGCACGCCGCTTCGCTGTCGGCGGCCCAGGGCGTCGTCAACATCGGCACCGGCCGTGCGGTCCGGCTGCGCGACGCGGCCGCCGTGCTGGCACGGGTCGCCGGGTACGGAGGCTCGCTGCACGAGATCGACGTACCGCAGCACGCCCAGCACCCGCAGGCGCACGGGCACCCCGGGCGGCCCGCCGGGCTCGCCGCCATCGGCTCCCCGCGCTCCGAGGCCACGGCCGAGCAGCTCGCCGCCGCGACGGCCCAGCCCCCGTACCCCTACCCGGACGGGTGCGGAGCCTGGCAGCAGGCGGACGTCCGTACCGCCCGCGACCGGCTCGGCTGGCGGCCGCGGATCAACCTGGAGGAGTCCCTCGCGGACATCTGGATGGAGGCGGCGTGCCGCATCTGA
- a CDS encoding DUF3492 domain-containing protein → MRIGLLTEGGYPYVTGEARLWCDRLVRGLPQHEFELYALSRSAEQEERGRLPLPSHVTRVRTAPLWAPADDGRSYRRRERRRFAAAFTELVRGICGADPARFADGLYGLAALASEQGGLYAALRSETAVRAVESACRAPEASREVQRAQVADLLEFVDELERMLRPLSLDWYEELSEVDVCHAAAGGVAALPGLLAKRFFGVPLLVTEYGVQLRAHYLAQSARDERPAVRALLAAFHTRLAGEIYAQADLLTPGNAHARRWQERCGASRERLRTVYPGMEADRFAAVGEDPACGDPHTLVWVGRVDPAKDLIALLHAFAEVRRAEPRARLRIFATSVGTGPGGAGPGGGHHEVGHGYLADCRSLAAQLFPDEAADAHAVGENPVTFEEIGGPEVPSPAHAYGSGRVVVLSSVIEGFPITLAEAMFCGRATVSTDVGAVVEVIGGTGLVVPPRNPRALAEACVTLLRDPERAQRLGSAARARALELFTVEQNVAAFQDSYLRLLAHGPARPDGTGVPFEQPPEARVPGHWATPTWAAPHPGSVAPSAPSEGQASDPASDPASDPASGPTSGQADAPVGGGAVGPQADVTGAPAPDRAAVPGPGSAPDAGPAGHGVGRAADRAPDADRAPHPDQAPHPDRAPHPDRAPYAERVMVPAARAARAAGSEASA, encoded by the coding sequence GTGCGGATCGGACTGCTCACGGAAGGTGGTTATCCGTATGTCACGGGGGAAGCGAGGCTGTGGTGCGACCGGCTCGTGCGCGGGCTTCCCCAGCACGAGTTCGAGCTCTACGCCCTGAGCCGCAGCGCCGAGCAGGAGGAGCGCGGCCGGCTGCCGCTGCCCTCCCATGTCACCCGGGTGCGGACCGCCCCGCTGTGGGCTCCGGCCGACGACGGGCGCAGCTACCGGCGCCGCGAGCGCCGCCGCTTCGCCGCCGCCTTCACGGAGTTGGTCCGCGGGATCTGCGGAGCCGACCCCGCGCGGTTCGCCGACGGGCTCTACGGGCTGGCCGCCCTCGCCTCGGAACAGGGCGGGCTGTACGCGGCACTGCGCTCCGAGACGGCCGTACGGGCGGTGGAGTCCGCCTGCCGCGCCCCGGAGGCGAGCAGGGAAGTGCAGCGGGCACAGGTCGCGGACCTGCTGGAGTTCGTGGACGAACTGGAGCGGATGCTGCGGCCGTTGTCCCTGGACTGGTACGAGGAGCTCAGCGAGGTCGATGTCTGTCACGCCGCCGCGGGCGGTGTGGCGGCGCTGCCCGGGCTCCTGGCCAAACGCTTCTTCGGAGTACCGCTCCTGGTCACCGAGTACGGGGTCCAGCTCCGGGCCCACTACCTCGCGCAGTCCGCGCGGGACGAGCGGCCGGCCGTACGGGCCCTGCTCGCGGCGTTCCACACCCGGCTGGCCGGCGAGATCTACGCCCAGGCCGACCTGCTCACCCCCGGCAACGCGCACGCCCGGCGCTGGCAGGAACGCTGCGGGGCCTCCCGCGAGCGGCTGCGGACGGTGTACCCCGGGATGGAGGCGGACCGATTCGCCGCGGTGGGCGAGGATCCGGCCTGCGGGGACCCGCACACGCTCGTCTGGGTCGGCCGGGTGGACCCCGCCAAGGACCTGATCGCGCTGCTGCACGCCTTCGCCGAAGTGCGCAGGGCCGAACCGCGCGCCCGGCTGCGGATCTTCGCGACCTCGGTCGGGACGGGCCCGGGCGGTGCGGGCCCCGGCGGCGGGCACCACGAGGTCGGGCACGGCTACCTGGCCGACTGCCGCTCGCTCGCCGCGCAGCTCTTCCCCGACGAGGCCGCCGACGCGCACGCGGTCGGTGAGAACCCGGTCACCTTCGAGGAGATCGGCGGACCCGAGGTGCCGTCACCGGCCCACGCGTACGGCTCCGGGCGGGTGGTGGTGCTCTCCTCCGTCATCGAGGGCTTCCCCATCACCCTGGCCGAGGCGATGTTCTGCGGCCGGGCCACGGTGTCCACCGACGTCGGCGCCGTCGTCGAGGTGATCGGCGGGACCGGGCTCGTGGTGCCGCCGCGCAATCCGCGCGCGCTCGCCGAGGCCTGCGTCACGCTGCTGCGGGACCCCGAGCGGGCGCAGCGGCTCGGGTCGGCCGCCCGGGCACGGGCCCTCGAACTGTTCACCGTCGAGCAGAACGTCGCCGCCTTCCAGGACTCCTACCTGCGACTGCTGGCCCACGGCCCGGCCCGCCCCGACGGCACGGGGGTGCCCTTCGAGCAGCCGCCCGAGGCCCGGGTCCCGGGCCACTGGGCCACCCCCACCTGGGCCGCGCCCCACCCCGGATCCGTGGCCCCGTCCGCCCCTTCCGAGGGCCAGGCGTCCGATCCGGCGTCCGATCCGGCCTCCGATCCGGCCTCGGGGCCGACCTCCGGGCAGGCCGACGCACCGGTCGGGGGCGGCGCCGTCGGCCCGCAGGCCGACGTGACCGGGGCTCCCGCCCCGGACCGGGCTGCCGTCCCGGGTCCGGGCAGTGCCCCCGACGCCGGCCCCGCCGGGCACGGCGTCGGCCGGGCCGCAGACCGGGCGCCGGACGCCGACCGGGCCCCGCACCCCGACCAGGCCCCGCACCCCGACCGGGCCCCGCACCCCGACCGGGCCCCGTACGCGGAGCGTGTCATGGTGCCCGCCGCGCGGGCCGCGCGCGCCGCCGGTTCGGAGGCCTCCGCGTGA
- a CDS encoding dipeptide ABC transporter ATP-binding protein: MSLMTNGSLVDVTGLTVDFPVGRPGEYLRAVDGVSFTLEPGRALGIVGESGSGKSTVAAALLGLHHGTGARLGGTVRVGGTDVGGASPAELRQLRGAVAAMVFQDPLSSLDPYYAIGDQIAEVYRVHAPVSRRAARARAVEVLDRVGIPDAVRRSRARPHEFSGGMRQRALIAMALACEPKLLIADEPTTALDVTVQAQILDLLHGLREERGLGLLLVTHDVGVAAENVDAVLVMRDGGVVERGPVESVLSAPADPYTAALLAAVPRLDAVRVPRPGAVRALPVPAPQTPAGLETAPLESVPVVEAFSLRKEFGRGKRRVEAVGGVSLSVRGGETLGIVGESGSGKSTLGRMLVGLLEPGSGQVRRDGVESAGVVPGVQMVFQDPVSSLNPRRSIGESIADPLRAAGERDQRAIRARVGELLVRVGLEEAHYDRYPHEFSGGQRQRVGIARALAPRPRLIVCDEPVSALDVTTQAQVTALLAEIQRELGIALVFIAHDLAVVRQVSDRVAVMRGGVIVEEGPVDEVYDRPAHAYTRELLAAVPSLDPALAAARRLGRHRSGEVLAGAS, encoded by the coding sequence ATGAGCCTCATGACGAACGGTTCGCTGGTGGACGTCACCGGCCTCACCGTCGACTTCCCGGTCGGCCGGCCGGGGGAGTACCTACGGGCCGTCGACGGGGTGTCCTTCACCCTGGAGCCCGGCCGCGCCCTCGGCATCGTGGGGGAGTCCGGGAGCGGCAAGTCCACCGTCGCGGCGGCCCTGTTGGGACTGCACCACGGCACCGGCGCCCGGCTCGGCGGCACCGTCCGGGTCGGCGGGACGGACGTGGGCGGGGCCTCCCCGGCGGAGCTCAGGCAGCTGCGCGGGGCCGTCGCCGCGATGGTCTTCCAGGACCCGCTGAGCTCCCTGGACCCGTACTACGCCATCGGCGACCAGATCGCCGAGGTGTACCGGGTGCACGCCCCCGTCTCCCGGCGGGCGGCCCGGGCCCGGGCGGTGGAGGTGCTGGACCGGGTGGGCATACCCGACGCGGTACGCCGCTCCCGCGCGCGGCCGCACGAGTTCAGCGGGGGCATGCGGCAGCGGGCCCTGATCGCGATGGCGCTGGCGTGCGAACCGAAGCTGCTGATCGCGGACGAGCCGACCACGGCGCTGGACGTCACCGTCCAGGCGCAGATCCTCGACCTGCTGCACGGACTGCGGGAGGAGCGGGGGCTCGGGCTGCTGCTGGTCACGCACGACGTGGGGGTGGCGGCGGAGAACGTGGACGCGGTGCTGGTGATGCGGGACGGGGGTGTCGTGGAGCGGGGCCCGGTGGAATCGGTGCTCTCCGCTCCGGCCGATCCGTACACCGCGGCGCTGCTGGCGGCCGTGCCGCGGCTCGACGCGGTGCGGGTGCCCCGGCCGGGGGCCGTACGGGCGCTGCCCGTGCCCGCGCCTCAAACGCCGGCGGGGCTGGAGACGGCGCCGCTGGAGTCCGTGCCCGTCGTCGAGGCGTTCTCCCTGCGGAAGGAGTTCGGGCGGGGGAAGCGGCGGGTGGAGGCCGTGGGCGGGGTGTCGCTGTCCGTGCGGGGCGGGGAGACGCTGGGGATCGTCGGGGAGAGCGGCAGCGGCAAGAGCACCCTCGGGCGGATGCTCGTCGGGCTGCTGGAGCCCGGTTCCGGGCAGGTCCGGCGGGACGGGGTAGAGAGCGCCGGGGTGGTGCCCGGCGTGCAGATGGTGTTCCAGGACCCGGTGTCCTCCCTCAACCCGCGCCGCTCCATCGGCGAGTCCATCGCGGATCCGCTGCGCGCGGCGGGGGAGCGGGACCAGCGCGCGATCCGGGCCCGGGTCGGCGAACTGCTGGTCCGGGTGGGGCTGGAGGAGGCGCACTACGACCGGTACCCGCACGAGTTCAGCGGCGGCCAGCGCCAGCGCGTCGGCATCGCCCGGGCCCTCGCGCCCCGGCCCCGGCTGATCGTCTGCGACGAGCCCGTCTCGGCCCTCGACGTGACCACGCAGGCGCAGGTCACCGCCCTGCTGGCCGAGATCCAGCGGGAGCTCGGCATCGCGCTGGTCTTCATCGCGCACGACCTCGCGGTGGTGCGCCAGGTGAGCGACCGGGTCGCGGTCATGCGGGGCGGGGTGATCGTGGAGGAGGGCCCCGTCGACGAGGTCTACGACCGGCCGGCGCACGCCTACACCCGGGAGCTGCTGGCCGCCGTCCCGTCCCTCGACCCGGCCCTGGCCGCCGCCCGCCGGCTCGGCCGGCACCGCTCCGGGGAAGTGCTCGCGGGAGCCTCGTAG
- a CDS encoding ABC transporter permease, with amino-acid sequence MTRPQLPPGGPPVLKRTGGALLVLLTLSVVIYALFYLVPGDAARLACGERCNPAQIAQVREQLGLNESVVAQYLHFLQGLLVGRDSSGGAGLVLHCDAPCLGFSYQNDQQVTELLLERLPATLSLALGALVIWLVIGVGTGLLSALRRGGLTERALTVVTLAATGTPVFILGLLLLMTVCAYLQWLPFPTYVPLGDDPEQWAWNMLLPWVTLGFFGSAKYARLSRSSILETLAEDHIRTFRAYGVGERVVVTRHAVRGAVAPVIALSAVDFGTMIGGAVLTESLFGIPGLGKTLIDGVRVVDLPVVVGVVLTIGAAVVLAGVVADVLYAVADRRVVLA; translated from the coding sequence GTGACCCGCCCCCAGCTACCGCCGGGGGGACCCCCGGTGCTCAAACGGACCGGCGGCGCACTGCTCGTGCTGCTCACGCTGTCCGTCGTGATCTACGCCCTCTTCTACCTGGTCCCCGGCGACGCCGCCCGCCTCGCCTGCGGGGAGCGCTGCAACCCGGCGCAGATCGCCCAGGTGCGCGAACAGCTCGGGCTGAACGAGTCGGTGGTCGCGCAATACCTGCACTTCCTCCAGGGACTGCTGGTGGGCCGCGACTCCTCCGGCGGCGCCGGGCTCGTCCTGCACTGCGACGCGCCCTGCCTCGGATTCTCGTACCAGAACGACCAGCAGGTCACCGAGCTCCTGCTGGAGCGGCTCCCCGCCACCCTGTCGCTCGCGCTGGGCGCGCTGGTCATCTGGCTCGTGATCGGCGTCGGCACCGGACTGCTGTCCGCGCTGCGCCGCGGCGGTCTCACCGAGCGGGCGCTGACCGTGGTCACCCTCGCCGCCACCGGCACCCCCGTCTTCATCCTCGGGCTGCTGCTGCTCATGACCGTCTGCGCCTACCTGCAGTGGCTGCCCTTCCCCACGTACGTACCGCTCGGCGACGATCCCGAGCAGTGGGCGTGGAACATGCTGCTGCCCTGGGTGACCCTCGGCTTCTTCGGGAGCGCCAAGTACGCCCGGCTGAGCCGCAGTTCCATCCTGGAGACGCTCGCCGAGGACCACATCCGCACCTTCCGCGCCTACGGGGTGGGGGAGCGGGTCGTCGTGACCCGGCACGCCGTGCGGGGCGCGGTGGCCCCGGTGATCGCGCTCAGCGCGGTGGACTTCGGCACGATGATCGGCGGCGCCGTGCTCACCGAGTCGCTGTTCGGGATCCCCGGACTCGGCAAGACCCTCATCGACGGCGTACGCGTGGTGGACCTGCCCGTGGTGGTGGGCGTGGTGCTCACCATCGGCGCGGCCGTCGTGCTCGCGGGCGTCGTCGCCGACGTGCTGTACGCCGTCGCGGACCGAAGGGTGGTTCTGGCATGA
- a CDS encoding ABC transporter permease produces MTLLAQQSAAGPGVTAPGPGAGRQVWRRLRARPSAVAAAAVLALLVLLAITAPLFAHLTGQDPNAYHDELVDSARGGVPLGSFGGISGEHWLGVEPGTGRDLFTRLLYGARVSLLVALGATAVQVLVGVGVGLAAALGGRFAGQVVSRFTDVMIALPLLVIAIALTAVVPPGFPRPLLLIFVIGLLDWGGVARMVRAQTLSLKELDFVDAARLSGNGTLRIARRELLPSLAAPVITLAAIKVPTAMVVEASLSFLGVGVKPPTPSWGQMLSSAQTWFRADPAYVLLPAGLLFVTVLAFTVLGDAVRTALDPREDSRLRVGTRKERKA; encoded by the coding sequence GTGACGCTCCTCGCCCAGCAGTCGGCGGCCGGACCCGGGGTCACCGCCCCGGGTCCGGGCGCCGGACGGCAGGTCTGGCGGCGGCTGCGCGCCCGGCCCTCGGCCGTGGCGGCGGCCGCCGTCCTCGCGCTCCTCGTCCTGCTCGCCATCACCGCCCCGCTGTTCGCCCACCTCACCGGCCAGGACCCGAACGCCTACCACGACGAGCTCGTCGACTCCGCGCGAGGGGGCGTCCCGCTCGGCTCCTTCGGCGGGATCTCGGGCGAGCACTGGCTCGGCGTCGAACCGGGCACCGGCCGCGACCTGTTCACCCGGCTGCTCTACGGAGCCCGGGTCTCCCTGCTCGTCGCGCTCGGCGCCACCGCCGTCCAAGTCCTCGTCGGCGTGGGCGTCGGGCTCGCCGCCGCGCTCGGCGGGCGGTTCGCGGGCCAGGTCGTCAGCCGGTTCACCGACGTGATGATCGCCCTGCCCCTGCTGGTGATCGCCATCGCGCTCACCGCCGTCGTCCCGCCCGGGTTCCCGCGGCCGCTGCTGCTGATCTTCGTCATCGGGCTGCTCGACTGGGGCGGCGTCGCCCGGATGGTGCGCGCCCAGACCCTCTCCCTCAAGGAGCTGGACTTCGTGGACGCCGCCCGGCTCTCGGGCAACGGCACGCTGCGGATCGCCCGCCGGGAGCTGCTGCCCTCGCTGGCCGCGCCCGTCATCACCCTCGCCGCGATCAAGGTCCCGACCGCCATGGTGGTCGAGGCCTCCCTGTCCTTCCTCGGGGTCGGCGTGAAACCGCCCACCCCCTCGTGGGGGCAGATGCTGTCCAGCGCCCAGACCTGGTTCCGCGCAGACCCCGCCTACGTCCTGCTCCCCGCCGGGCTGCTCTTCGTCACCGTGCTCGCCTTCACGGTGCTCGGCGACGCCGTCCGTACGGCCCTCGATCCGCGCGAGGACTCGCGGCTGCGGGTCGGCACCAGAAAGGAGCGCAAGGCGTGA
- a CDS encoding ABC transporter substrate-binding protein codes for MARQSLISRRVAAVAVSVVLAGGAAACGPKDGTDKASAGDKPGAAGVAPQKGGTLTVLNNEPQSDFDPARLYTSGGGNVPSLVFRTLTTRNREAGPAGAKVVPDLATDLGKPNADATEWTYTLKDGLKYEDGSPITSADIKYGIERSFAAELSGGAPYLRDWLVGGDTYEGPYKDGGKGLDSITVPDAKTIVFTLRKPEGEFPFLATQTQFAPVPKAKDTGVKYEEHPVSSGPYKVVKNENDGEHLTLERNENWDEKTDEERKAYPDKIDVRSGLDAAVINQRLSTSSGADAAAVTTDTNLGPAELAQIGGSADKNELNGRVGTGHFGYVNYLAFNPKVAPFDNPKVRQAISYAINRTSVVNAAGGSALAEPATTFLPEQEAFGFTPYDHFPAGKTGDPAKAKALLAEAGFKDGLTITLTHSNAQNRQTSPEVATAVQQGLAAAGITVKLEGLENNAFNEKRWDVKNTPGFFLSRWGADWPSGAPFLAPIYDGRQIVTNGSNYNHAQLNDPAVNTEIDEIAKLTDLAAAGKRWGALDKKIGEQALDVPLFHPVYKRLVGKDVKNVVISDWTGVLDISQVSVK; via the coding sequence ATGGCCCGTCAGTCCCTCATATCGCGCCGCGTGGCCGCGGTCGCCGTCAGCGTCGTTCTGGCCGGGGGCGCCGCCGCCTGCGGGCCCAAGGACGGCACGGACAAGGCGTCCGCCGGTGACAAGCCGGGCGCCGCCGGGGTCGCCCCGCAGAAGGGCGGCACCCTGACCGTCCTCAACAACGAGCCGCAGAGCGACTTCGACCCGGCCCGCCTGTACACCTCCGGCGGCGGCAACGTCCCCTCGCTCGTCTTCCGCACGCTCACCACCCGCAACCGCGAGGCGGGCCCGGCCGGCGCCAAGGTGGTGCCCGACCTGGCCACCGACCTCGGCAAGCCCAACGCCGACGCCACGGAGTGGACGTACACGCTCAAGGACGGGCTGAAGTACGAGGACGGCTCGCCCATCACCAGCGCCGACATCAAGTACGGCATCGAGCGGTCCTTCGCCGCCGAGCTGTCGGGCGGAGCCCCGTACCTGCGCGACTGGCTGGTCGGCGGGGACACGTACGAGGGCCCGTACAAGGACGGCGGCAAGGGGCTCGACTCGATCACCGTGCCCGACGCGAAGACGATCGTCTTCACACTCCGCAAGCCCGAGGGGGAGTTCCCCTTCCTCGCCACGCAGACGCAGTTCGCGCCCGTGCCCAAGGCCAAGGACACCGGGGTCAAGTACGAGGAGCACCCGGTCTCCTCCGGCCCGTACAAGGTCGTCAAGAACGAGAACGACGGCGAACACCTCACCCTGGAGCGCAACGAGAACTGGGACGAGAAGACCGACGAGGAGCGCAAGGCCTACCCGGACAAGATCGACGTCCGCTCCGGTCTCGACGCGGCGGTCATCAACCAGCGCCTGTCCACCAGCTCCGGCGCCGACGCGGCAGCCGTCACCACGGACACCAACCTCGGGCCGGCCGAGCTTGCCCAGATCGGCGGCTCCGCCGACAAGAACGAGCTGAACGGGCGGGTCGGCACCGGGCACTTCGGCTACGTCAACTACCTCGCCTTCAACCCGAAGGTCGCCCCCTTCGACAACCCGAAGGTCCGCCAGGCGATCTCCTACGCGATCAACCGCACCAGCGTGGTCAACGCCGCCGGCGGCTCCGCCCTCGCCGAGCCCGCCACCACCTTCCTGCCCGAGCAGGAGGCCTTCGGCTTCACCCCGTACGACCACTTCCCGGCCGGCAAGACCGGAGACCCGGCCAAGGCCAAGGCGCTGCTGGCCGAGGCGGGCTTCAAGGACGGGCTGACCATCACGCTCACCCACTCCAACGCCCAGAACCGGCAGACCAGCCCCGAGGTCGCCACCGCCGTGCAGCAGGGCCTCGCCGCCGCCGGGATCACCGTCAAGCTGGAGGGGCTGGAGAACAACGCCTTCAACGAGAAGCGCTGGGACGTCAAGAACACCCCCGGCTTCTTCCTCTCCCGCTGGGGCGCCGACTGGCCGTCCGGCGCACCCTTCCTCGCGCCGATCTACGACGGCCGCCAGATCGTCACCAACGGCTCCAACTACAACCACGCCCAGCTCAACGACCCGGCGGTCAACACCGAGATCGACGAGATCGCCAAGCTGACCGACCTCGCGGCGGCCGGCAAGCGCTGGGGCGCCCTCGACAAGAAGATCGGCGAGCAGGCGCTCGACGTACCGCTCTTCCACCCGGTCTACAAGCGGCTCGTCGGCAAGGACGTCAAGAACGTCGTCATCAGCGACTGGACCGGCGTCCTCGACATCTCGCAGGTCTCGGTCAAGTGA
- a CDS encoding Ms4533A family Cys-rich leader peptide: MSHIHTTTASAAIELALLGVTAHSVADILCR, translated from the coding sequence ATGTCGCACATTCACACCACCACCGCGAGCGCCGCCATTGAGCTGGCGCTCCTTGGTGTGACCGCGCACAGCGTGGCCGACATCCTCTGTCGCTGA